The Nostoc sp. PCC 7524 nucleotide sequence CCGGAACCTGTGGCACAGCGACAGGCTGGATTTCAAGCCCTTTTTCCTCAACCGCTTAGGCGTGATACCTCCCAAATTACAGCCCGAAAACCCAGTTTTAATACGGTGACTGTGCCTCTATATCCTAGAGGTGCTGTTGCTCAACGCGGTTATTTTGTTGAGGTAGCAGTAGCAGGTGGTCAGCCCAGGCGGATTTTACTGGATACAGGCTCGGCGGGGCTGAGAGTACCTAGAGAGTTTTTAGGCAATGCCCCCATCAATAGCACAGGTCAAAGCATCAGGGAAGTCTTAAGTGATGGTACTGTTCTGGAAGGAGAGTTAGTTTACACTCATGTTCGGATTGGTTTGATAGCGACAGAAGAACCTGTTCCTGTGCAAGTCGTTACCAGTCGTCAATGTATCCCCCAAAAACCCAATTGCTCTGCCAGAAGTGGTACACCATTCTCTGGTATTATCGGTGTCAACTATTCTGAGCGCACACTTCCCTATAACCCATTGAGAAAACTTCCAGGCAATCTAAGTAACGGATTTATTGTTACGGGTAACGGTGGTAGTAACAACAACGGTAGCCTGATTCTCGGCTTGACAGCCAATAATCAATCAGGTTTTAGGATGGCTGCCTTGAGTCAACAACCTGCAATTAATGGTGTACCCGGTAAGAGATGGGACTCTAGACTCAATGGTGTTTGTTTAACTATTGCTGGGAGTGCCATGAAAAATGCTTGTAACAACAGAATGGTTGTTGCTTCAGGTAATGGGATGACTGAATTTAAGTCTGCTTCCCTTATGGGTAAACTGAAACCAGGCAGGTTAAGCCCAGCAAATACTGTGAAGGTAACAATACCTAAAGTCTTTGACTATAGCCTGGTACCAGGAAACCGCGACGGGTTTAATGTCTGGAATATCAATGTTTCTCCACAAGCAGAGCAGCCTATATTGGTGAATACTGGGATGGCATTCTTCGATAGATTTAACGTCTTGTTTGATCCGGTTAATGGGCGGATGGGTTTTCGGAGAGTATAGGGATTGGGGATTGGGGATTGGGGATTGGGGATTGGGGATTGAAACTTATCTTGTCTCCCCTCACTCCCCTCACTTCCCTCACTCCCCTCACTTCCCTCACTTCCCCCACACCCCACACCCCACACCCCTCCTTCTTCCTAGCCTCTCGATAGTAATTGTGCGTTTAAGGCTTTGGTGATGCGATCGCTCGAAAATTGCAAATGAGCTAGTGTATAAATATCGAGTTGTTTACCGAATTGTTTGAGTTGATGATCAATGGCTTGTTGTAGTTGACGTAGTTCGTACCAAGCCAGTGTACAAGCATCTTCTGGTAAATCATTTTTATCTAAGATCATTTCTAGCAGAATATTGAGGTGTTCGTGTTGCAATGAACGGCGGATGCTAGAAATTGGTTTTGGGTGTGGGTTGGCTAAAATTTCTGCCCAAATACCTGTTTGTAAGGTGTCAAATAGTTCTGGGATAGATAAAGCTTGATTAGCTGGGCTTTTTAATTCTATATCACGTAACCGATGTAGGCGATCGCTATCTAAGAGCGATCGTAATATCCCACTTTGGAACTGCAAAATCCGTTCGTGAATGGGATAATCAAGGCGGTTATTGGGTACAAGGCTACCCCAGTGTTCCCAACGTGATGGTGCTAGCTGATTCAGTAATTGTGGTGAGAAGGTGAAAGCATCTTCTGCAAAAACATACTCTTGCAACTTTGCTAATGCTTGGTGTTGTTTTAGACGTGGCACTGCCACAAAAGCCCAAGAATGCTCATCATTCACATGAAAATGCTCAAACGATTGTCCACCAATATACTTAGAGAGCAAGGTAGCATTGCGAAAATAATATTGCAATATCCTGTTAAATAGAACACGCAGATGACTATAACTTTCTCCTTTTGCCAGATAATGCTCATTGAGATGCTGCCACATCACACGGGCGTTATCCATTTGCCACTGGGAATAAACTAAGGCATCACTACTCATATCCCAAACATTGGCAAGGGGATTAATATCCCAAATATCTTCATCTGTGGCATAAGATAATTCTGGTTGAGGGGATGCCAAAGCAATCTGCTCTAAAAAGTCTTTCTCTGCTTCCGGTATGCTTGGTTCTATTGCTGGGCTTGGTTTATAGCCATACTCTATCGCCCATTCATCATAGGGGCCGACAACCCAAGGAAAATAGTCACCTTGCTCTACTCCCTGCGGCGCTAGATTCACGGGGACATAATCCATCACCGAAGCGACTAAGCCTTTAGTGTGGGTAATTTCAGTGTTATTTAATTCCTGGGGCGTTAACATGGTACTGCCGTGAAAGTTGTGGCGCAAACCGAGGGTATGGCCGACTTCATGAGCAATCACAGAACGCAAATATTGATGTACATACTCCTGCATGGCTTCATGCTGCGGTTTAGTCTCTGGCAATAGTGACAACGCCAAAGCTCCCATAGCAGCTTGATTTGTGGATTCCATGCCATAGCAAAATTCCGATGACTGTTTTTGACAGGAGTTATTACCCAGTGATGCAGTTGTTTCTTTTAAGGCGCGATATTGTTGCTGAACTGAACGCACCATATTGGCATCAATGATAATATCTGCATCTAATATTTCCCCGGTGAGGGGGTTGACGCGGATTGGTCCTTTGGCAAAGCCTGCATCTAGGGAGTTGAACCAGCGAATCGTATTATAGCGGACATCGGCTGGTTGCCAATCTGCATCATCTGGCATTTGCTGTACTGCGATAGCGTTTTCAAACCCAGCTTTGACAAAAGCTTTGTTCCACATCAGCACACCTTCGCGGATTGCATCGCGGTATTCTAGGGGAACAGCATTTTCAATCCAAAATACTATCGGCTGTTGTGGTGGCGATAAGGGTGCTTGAGGATTAGATGGTTCTAGATGCCAACGATTGATGTAACGGACAAAGCTGTCTGGTGAGTTGGTGTGAGCAAAATCTTGAAAGGCTGTAATAAAATATCCTACGCGATCGTCGGCCAGTCGGGGAATATAGCCGTTATTTTCTGGCAGTTGGGAAAAACTGTAATGTACCTTCAGAGTCAACGCCCTGCTATCAGGTAAGGTAACTAAATTTGCTCCTTCTGCTGAGGAAAACCCGTAAATGACATCTATTTCTACATTCTCTGGGAAGCTCTTGACATCACCAAAATAAGACTTACTGATTTCTAAACGGTAATCGGTTTGTAAAGAGTATTTTAATAGGGGCGTTAACCCTGGAAAGTCCCGCATCAGCAGATCATCTAGGTTGATGAGAATATGATGATTGTAAGGATTAATACTATCTATTGGAAGTGCATACAAAACTGAATCACTAAAGGAACGAGCTAGCGATCGCTGTTCTGGTTCTGTGACATCAGTACGAAATTTAACATTACGCACCACAAAGTGCAAGTTATTGTTGACTTGTCGGAAATAAAATAGAAAATCATTCAGAGGTAAGCCACTATAAATCCCACTTTCCCCAATCCCCGATTCCAACGTCACTGTAGCTAGGTAATTTTTATTCAGCTGCTCAGGTTTAATTTCCCAATAAACTTGTCCTGATTCCTGACTGTAATCAAGGTTGAAAAGTCCCTCTATTTTCTCTGTTGCTTTAATTAATTCCCGAAATCGGCGAAAATCTTCTTTCCTGCTTTGCTCAAAAGTATCGGCACTGGCTAAATTTTCCACGACTGGAATTAGGTTTAATTGCTGCACATCAGGATTTGCCAGTTGGTTAGCCCCTGCGTCATCAACATTTAATAAAAAACTACACAATATTATTGTGTAAATTGCTAATTGCCTGATCCAGTGCTTCATGTTGAGTAAAAATGTGGATTAATTTGCCGAAAATCCACCTTGGGCAGATAAATATTGTGAATTGTCAGGAAAAAACCCACTAGCTTGTCAGCAGTGTGTCTTTTCATTGCTATTAGCGTTTTTTAGTAATTTTCATTTATAAAATAAAATTCGCCATATAGCAATATTTACGTCTTAAGATAGATGAATAATCATCTCATAAATTGTGTAGCAAACTACATTTAGCATTCTCAGAAGTTTTCAATGGCTGGCGTTCCGCACTATCGCGTGTTTATATCCAGTAAAAACCCGGAATTGTTTAGATACACTTCTGCCAAATATAAAACATCTACACTTATCTTTATGGTTCTGCCTCAAACCAAACCGATAAACTCATGATGTAACTCGGATTATTTTGCTATACAAGTTGATGAATAAATTCAAAATTTAAAATACTCCTTCCCTACGGTTCCCTCCGGGTACGGAGAAGCAAGCTACAAAATTCAAAATTTAAAATATAAAATAAAATTCAAAAACTTAAGTAAATATATACCTAAAGTCTCAGAAATAATATCTAATTCTCAATTGCATTTTTACTTCTTTTGGCAGACGGTAAATGTAACTTAACTTTTTATATTAGAGGCTGTTTAATTATTTTATTGCCAGACAGCCAAGACATTAAACCTCACGTTTAGGTCTCATTAATCGCTAATCAATAGATAAATTTTCAAGCTTTTCCCATGATGTGAGAAAAGAGGTTTTCTCTATTGGTAAAACGATGATTTGAAATCTTTCCAGTAAGTAATTTTGTCTAACTAGCTGAAGTTGTGAAAAGTATAAGGAGAGAAAATGCTAACACCCCATAAATATCAAAAGTCAAGTTGGAATACTCGCATAGGTGCAACAGTCATTGCATTGACAGCTTTACTGCTTCCAGCTTGTGAAACTCCACAAGCCACTGCTCCTGATACAACCACAGAAGCTCCTACTACTCCTCCTCCTAGACCTGTAGCAGAACAAGATAATGTGACTGCACCAGAAGTTAGCCAAAATACACAAGAACTCATCGGTAAACTCGTCACTGTCCGAGGCCAAGATATTAATAGGGTAAATGACAAAGTATTTACAATTTCTGATAGAGAAGTCTTAGGTGGCGAAACAATTGCTGTGGTAAATACTACTGGTCAGCCTGTTAATTTGCCCCTACCTCAAGATTCCAGATTACAAGTCACGGGTACAGTGGCTACCCTTGATCCGAATACAATTAAACAAGAATACGGCGTGGATTTAGGTCAAAATCAGGTTGCAGAATATGCAGGTAAACCAGCAATTATTGCTCGTTCCGTGGCATTAGCACCAACACCAGGAGAAATCAACGAAAACCCTCAAGCTTATTACAATAAAGTAATTTCTGTCCCTGCTAATGTTTCCGAAATTTATGGACCTAACGCATTTGTTGTTGAAGACAAAGAAGTTCTTGGTGTCAACCCATTATTAGTTATAGTTACCGATAAATTGAAGGACAAAGCACCGATTAAAGAAGGTGAAAGGCTTGTAACTACTGGTACGCTGCGCCCGTTTGTTGTGAGCGAGATTGAGAGGGAATACAGTCCTGTTTGGGATGCACCATTGAGAACACGGCTAGAGAAAGAATATAGCCAAAGACCTGTGCTGATTGCCGAAGGTATATACCCATCAGCAGTACCATTAGGTACTAGATAGTTATTAGGCAAAATGATCAAGCGATCGCATGGCATAATTTAGTCATTGCGATCGCTTAATATTTCTACGAGTATGACCAAGCAGAATACTCCACTCACCGGAGACGCTCTAATTAAAGAAGTCTGTCGCCGCATTCGAGTAGCCCGCAGCTATTGGGATGCTCACAACAACGCAGCTTGTCGAGGTGAGCGCGAACGCGCCTTAGCCCTGTACAATACACTCACCAAAGAACAAAAACAGCAAATCCCAGAAGTGCTACGGGTGTGGTTACGCTATCGGAGTGAGAAGTATTTTGGCGCTCATCGAACACCGCCCAAGTCAGCGCGAAAATCAAAATAGTTTCCAACAGTTGAGAATCCTGGTTTTTTTCACAGCCAGGATAGTCTAATTGTCAAAGTTTTAATGT carries:
- a CDS encoding zinc-dependent metalloprotease → MKHWIRQLAIYTIILCSFLLNVDDAGANQLANPDVQQLNLIPVVENLASADTFEQSRKEDFRRFRELIKATEKIEGLFNLDYSQESGQVYWEIKPEQLNKNYLATVTLESGIGESGIYSGLPLNDFLFYFRQVNNNLHFVVRNVKFRTDVTEPEQRSLARSFSDSVLYALPIDSINPYNHHILINLDDLLMRDFPGLTPLLKYSLQTDYRLEISKSYFGDVKSFPENVEIDVIYGFSSAEGANLVTLPDSRALTLKVHYSFSQLPENNGYIPRLADDRVGYFITAFQDFAHTNSPDSFVRYINRWHLEPSNPQAPLSPPQQPIVFWIENAVPLEYRDAIREGVLMWNKAFVKAGFENAIAVQQMPDDADWQPADVRYNTIRWFNSLDAGFAKGPIRVNPLTGEILDADIIIDANMVRSVQQQYRALKETTASLGNNSCQKQSSEFCYGMESTNQAAMGALALSLLPETKPQHEAMQEYVHQYLRSVIAHEVGHTLGLRHNFHGSTMLTPQELNNTEITHTKGLVASVMDYVPVNLAPQGVEQGDYFPWVVGPYDEWAIEYGYKPSPAIEPSIPEAEKDFLEQIALASPQPELSYATDEDIWDINPLANVWDMSSDALVYSQWQMDNARVMWQHLNEHYLAKGESYSHLRVLFNRILQYYFRNATLLSKYIGGQSFEHFHVNDEHSWAFVAVPRLKQHQALAKLQEYVFAEDAFTFSPQLLNQLAPSRWEHWGSLVPNNRLDYPIHERILQFQSGILRSLLDSDRLHRLRDIELKSPANQALSIPELFDTLQTGIWAEILANPHPKPISSIRRSLQHEHLNILLEMILDKNDLPEDACTLAWYELRQLQQAIDHQLKQFGKQLDIYTLAHLQFSSDRITKALNAQLLSRG